cagttctctgatacatatgtaaatatgtgtatgcttTCTTCAATTTTGAATTGATATTCAGAATATTTCCTTGTCTTTTATATTGGCGCGcagtacaaaaatttttgatgcAGAATGATGACATTTTGCGCGCATCAAGTGTCAAATTTTTACTCGCTCGATCGTCTGACTTTTGCATGAGTTGCGACATTTTTACATCGAATATGATGTTTGCGCAATATTGCGCCGTACTGCCAAGCTCGAATAAGCCCTATGCTGTGATATGATAAGCTAGAGATTCTGTCAGGGTTGTTAATTGACTTTCCCTTTAAGCATGAAacctaaatgaaaattaaaaatttccgcaagtaatattaaaaaatttttaaagattcaGCCATTGTAGTCCACAATGCCGATTTCTTTTACAATATTGGCAAAGGTTGCCTGCTATTGTGATTATAGAGCAACGTTCATTGATGGGtcgaaaatgtatttatttgttaaataactTTGGTATAGTTCAGatcatataccatatatgatgccaaaaaatttatgaaatattactAACCTTTTATCTGCGCAATACGATGTGGTATAATAAATAGAATTGTCATTGCAAATAAGTAATCAACCTGCAATGCAAAATAGTGGTATTTGTGATATAAGCAGTTTTCAAGAACGGCTCATACGATGGGCGAAACTACGCGTAGCTATGGTATAGTGTTGGGAGCTTTGGCATCTTGGTCTGCGGCTATACTATTCAATTGGGATCCGTTACTATTTTATTTAGTACATGTACTGACATGGTTTTTATCCGACTGGATACTACATTTTATTGTACAGGTTAGATTTATATATTTAGAGGttaagattttatatattttaaaactaacaATTACATTCTATTGTATAAATTTTAGAATGGGTCATTATCATTCCATAACtttgaatttgttgttggttgGCTTTTGAGGGAAATAAGTGGACCTTACCTGTTCCTGCATTCGTTTTGGAATCCAGCAATAAGGTGGCGTAGGCCTGCAGTAAGGTGGAATTGCGTATAAGTTGCCGTCAGTCATTATAAATTTGAGTACAAAACGTCTACTATTATCATAGCATAAGATAACAAAACTATGTTATCTACATTTTAGTTCAAAGCTAGTGTTTCTGTTTTTGGTTTTCTAGgaatgttaaataattttaaggtagggtgtatattagggtgtccctTAAATTTCgaagtgtttaattttttatgcataccttcttaaaagttttgttttagcataatactatttaaaaaaaaatatcagctCGTTTTATCAACGATAAAACTGAGCGCTGCAACCTGTAGCGACGGGTTGCAATTGCCATTTCGTATTTATGTTTCAGGTCATTGGAGTGCAATTGTTTAATGCATAAAGATGTCGGTTGAATTACGAAatgataaacaaaatattttccttatcGGTTTGCCTAGCCATCAAATTAGTGGTGCAAAATTACCATCAAATCGACAAGATCTCGCTgtattgttttataatattcgaGAACTAAAATTGACTGTCAGTGAAAGTGCAAATTTAGTGATTAGGGAGTGTATCATATATTGGGAAAAGGCAAGAATTCCCACAAAAGCATTTCCCAACTGCGTAAAGAAACTAATAGACCTATATCATTCATGCAGAGAActgcaaaaaaatatcaaaaaaactcAAGTTACGtttaaaaatcgtaaaaatgattttaagaaTAATCTTGATAGCTTATTTGAAATCGCACATGCTAATGCTTTTGATATGATAAGAATAGAGGAAGACAAACTATTTCTGATGAAACAACGGGAGCCAGGTCGACCAGGATGTCTTGGTGGTGTGGACAGAAAGTTAGCGGATAAAGAAGAAAGAGCTAAGCAAAGACAGATAGGAGAAGAGGAAAGAAATGTCAGACATAGGGAGTTATTGGCAGTCCCATCAGCTTCAACAGCCATTAATGTAATAAACTCAGATGATTCAGGGGAAGAAGAGATTTTGGATACACAAAACGCAGTACAAGAAGAAGCTCCATGCACTAAAAAAAGAGgacgaaaaaatattgtaacacCTAAACTTGTTGCGACATTGGATCGATGTCAACTCAGCATAAGAGACTCTGTTTACATTCTTCATGCAGTCGTAGAGGCACTTGGTCTAAGTAGCGATGATTTCACCATCAACAAGTCCTCAATTCAGCGAATTCGTATTCAGACTAGAAAATCCAGAGCAGAAGCAATAAAAGCTGACTTTCAGAACAATATACCTGATGTAGTAACAGTTCATTGGGATGGGAAACTTTTACCTGGGTTGGACGTGCGAATTTCAAAAGAAGAACGTTTACCAATTATTGCTTCATTTGACAATAGAGAACAGCTTCTCGCAGTACCAAAACTAGACAGTTCTTCTGGTAAGGATCAAGCCAATGCCGTTTCAATCGCCCTTTCCGATTGGAATCTTAATGAAAAAGTACAGATAATGTGCTGCGATACAACTGCTTCTAATACCGGCCGTTTCAGTGGAGCTTGTGTTCTTCTAGAGCAGATTTTAGAGAGAGAGTTGCTGCTATTTGCTTGTCGCCATCATATTTATGAGCTGGTCCTAAAATCTGTCTTTGAAATCAAACTGAAGCAAGTAACAAATAGTCCTGACATTCCctacttcaaaaagtttagagaCAATTGGAAAAACATCGATTCTTATAATATTGAACTCTGCCTTGATTTCATACAGAATTATACTGCTGAGACTGATATTACATCCTTGTTGATGTATTATAAGGCAGAACTAGACAAATCTTTTGTAAGAGATGACTATCGGGAATTGGTAGAGCTATGTGTAGTATTTTTGGGAGGAGATAAAGaacgtaaaataaaaatcagatcTACTGGAGCTATGCACCAGGCAAGATGGATGTCAAGACCAAtatattcattgaaaatatgtttactgCAGTCTCAATTTCGCATGAACGCTAATGATAAAAAGGCTCTGCaagatgtttgtttgtttattgtaaCATTGTATGTTGAACCATGGCTTCAATGCTCGGTGGTGACTAAAGCACCAAACCAAGATTTGTGCTTTTTGAAAGCATTGAAAGCGTATGAAAAAGTTGATGCAGCTATATCTAAAGCAGTGGTCGGAAAGTGCCGAGTGCacgcatacaaaaatattcttgCTTGTGAATGTGGCAAAAATACTCATTGCCGCTGTCAAATTGTACACCCAAAAAATTTTGCgcgcaaataatatatatttttttgaaaatttcacagaacactttaaaaataactgagaagtattagatattacaaaataaaaaatatcagaactgcttttcgaaaatttgaaaaatcattcCCTTGTAAGGGATAGAAGTCTGAAAAATGTTAAAcgtattttgaataatattggaaaaatgcaCAAAGCTAATTCGATTCACCTCGCAGTGCTAGCGCACCATAAAGTGACGTGATAGGTCGCGTggattatataagtatgtacatatgtcattttcaagcttaaaaataaaacacactaATCCACATATTTGCTTACTTCtttgtttattgtttacttCAGGTATTTTTCATTATAACTACGAAAAAAACGTAAATGTATGTCATTTCACtgaacttataaaaaaaaaaataaaaacttcaatttgtttatcataaaaagtttatttatatgtaatcCGCACAACGGCACGAAtgcgattactttggcggaggggtaaaaaaccgaatttccgtataaatggggtatgtacggatagaggagcTTCTCCAGGGGAGGAATAtcccaaaaataatgtaaaaattactaatatttttcaaaatattcactattaaaagttcaataatttgcactaagaaaacatggtatttctctatgtttcacaaaattttttcaaattttttactttgtatatttaaatacacactccaagctttgaaaaaagctcacatttcacttttattttgctatattttacctaaatttattaatttaaaaatcccttagcacactcatcacacgtaaaaaaataaccctggtcgagcgaatacccgaggtgactgaagtactttcgcgtagtactcctctCTACGTTGACGGCCATCGGCCgctctctaaaaaaataaccctggccgagcgaatacccggggtgactgaagtaatatcgcgtagtactcctctctgcgttggcggccttcggccccgctctaaaaaaataaccctggccgagcgaatacccggggtgactgaagtactttcgcgtagtactcctttctgcgtcaagaatgatagaaagattgcgcaatgacgagttcaaattttgttcgttctgcgcatctacgtcacggttgaccaacttacaatcagctgattttcagttggttgtttttctttgcaataagaagcaattttgtattgcaggcatacaaaatcatgaatatcatcaaatttaacatcaatataagtgaatattaagaaaagatatcaatataagtgaatattttatagtgaacatttacctacatattcatttaattgaattttcattgaattatttaaaaagagacaatctttgctgtgtttgtttcaaccatatacatttatgtaaataaaaagattgaatattttgtaaccaagtatcaatttattgttttatttaattttctttttttactaaacatatgttcaattatgtttttatttaaggaacgaatcctaaaatacattctagctctgaaaaataattcttttattttcgagctacaatttacaaaatcacTTAAATCTATGTGTTTCTGGAcataatttgtacatataagCAAATCATTACCATTGACGTCGTCAAATATTGCTTGCAAGGCTCTCAAATGCTCCatcaacatatctgttggttttgagagtcctccttcagaaaggtgatccacccaagtatgggacgaacaattttcggaattggcacaaatttcggggttgtctttaccgagtttgtggcagatgtaccctgcaaaattctcaagtccgtcgttgttgagaatctccaagtcatcatttttttcgattgggtcagtggaattcagatcaactgacacacgttgaaaaatattacctacaaaaatatgataaacatacatatgtacatgcgtatcaataaatggaataaattgttagttattattattagtataattAGGATAAAAAACAGTGGTTAGTAATGCAAAAACTTAGATTGTATGTAAgcacatatttgcatttgttaacatcaatacaattttatataataatgttttctgtagttttaggtttataataCTCTGTACgtgtaatattttgataattaccggTTAGAGATAAGTAATTTCCTTCCAAATCTGGTGTGTTGTCGACTTCAACATTGCCTTCTTCTGTGATCGCTCCTTCGTTGTGACCAAGTATATAGGAACGAAGCCTGTATTTGAACTCCTGCCTGTCAGGGTGATCGTGAAGACCGCCTTTTGACCTGATtacgccaaaaaaaaattccaaaacgtCCTGGTTCAATCGACAGGTCAAAACGTAATCAATTTTGTGCTGCTGTCTTAAGTCATCCAGCAGCAATTTCAAAGCATTATTGCTTTGGAGTATACCTGTAAATCataagtaaaatcaaaaactgtagaaaatcaacttatctaaatatatatgtagcttgAGTATTACCTTTTTGGAATGGAAGCAAATTATTTTTACCAATAACTCTCATTGATGAAACCAGCTCCATCATCTGTTCCAGTACATTATTTGAATCCATTGTTTTAATGCGGCTTTATCCTTAGGGAAATGAAAAAATCTCCACTTCGTAGCAGTATTTTTACCATTGTTATTATTACAACCGAACACTGCACAGCGCatttaaaaaatacagaatttcacaaataatataacacttgaaaacacaattcgaattcactttcaatagcgcgggcgaataataagtcaaccgtgacgtcagcaagaacagctgactgaaagcaaacatgtgcattgcgtaatctctttctctatcattcttggatTTAGGCTGTCATAACAAAAGCTGCCACttgctaaaaacattaaatgaaaatgcgtttttggaagtttatattatttgtagtaAAGTTATACGAATCTATGACTTccaatattctaaatttaagaaaaaatcacatacaatccgtgaaataaataaagttatgtacatatgtatggtcagACAAATAAGCAATGCTGCCACTCTTTTCCAGTAAATCTTCCTCAAATTTGGGAGATTTCAGAGGAATTAGGAAATCGCAGAGTTGATTTCAGCATATATttcctaaatgcaaaaaaaaatttcatttagtcgcatttaggtatagaattttgtatggctaatgcccggtttcgcagtccatacttaagttgtgcctaaataaagtcttagctaagtattgttgcaaactgagtagtcgtttgcgtttcacagtcaatgcttaatttctataaaattttattatgatatatggcaacgttatgggcaacatatgttttacaaatgtcattcataaaaatatgtttgaaatatttaaattataacagacaatacataaatttgccaggaaaattatatcaaaaattgatgaaaacaacaaaagaaccccaaatttcatcactagcgagtcggagcacctatgggaactgaaggaaaagtataagctgttattgagtggaaacgaacggacacttgccctacgctacgaaagatgtcgctgaaaattcaaagcaaattcaaaacaaaaatcagctgttatttaagcattGCTTAAGCCTCCCATTTTCAGTGCTTATGCCACCACATATTCTTTGGTTGAAGATTGGTTCAATTATTATTCTTCCGCGTAATTTGAATCCCCCTCGGTTATGCAACGCTACACGTTTGGTCATCAAAAAGTTAACAGGGAATATTCTTGAAGCAACCATTTTGACTGGAAATGATACCGTCAGAATCTACGATACCATTCAGCAGACTACAGTTTCCTATtcgtttagcttttgccatGTCCATTAATAAGTCTCAAGGCCAAACAATGTCCATTTGTGGGTTAGATTTGGATAATCCATGTTTTTCCCATGGGCAATTATATGTTGCATGCTCACGTGTGGGAAAACCATCAAATCTATTTGTGTTAGCTCGAGACAggttaaccaaaaatattgtgcacCAATTAGTGCTAAGTTAaactaaaatgtttataattcaaaaaaataaatactactattaaaaattaagaattatctatcctaagattataaaattaaatgttacaTGTTATCAACtaac
The sequence above is drawn from the Bactrocera tryoni isolate S06 unplaced genomic scaffold, CSIRO_BtryS06_freeze2 scaffold_11, whole genome shotgun sequence genome and encodes:
- the LOC120779892 gene encoding ceramide glucosyltransferase-B-like gives rise to the protein MGETTRSYGIVLGALASWSAAILFNWDPLLFYLVHVLTWFLSDWILHFIVQNGSLSFHNFEFVVGWLLREISGPYLFLHSFWNPAIRWRRPAVRWNCV